In one Bacteroidales bacterium genomic region, the following are encoded:
- a CDS encoding ammonium transporter — protein MLASTALVFLMTPGLGFFYEGMVKPKNAISTILQSFIAMGLISILWVVFGFSLAIGESIGPEGFGLFGNPATYFMFKGVGGAPDPQFSASIPLALFALFQLKFAIITPALFTGSFAGRVRFTALMIFMVLFMIFIYTPLAHWTWHPNGFLRNWGVLDFAGGTVVHMSAGMAALAGAFFFGPRRDFAKPSYPANIPFVLLGTGLLWFGWFGFNAGSALEASDVAVKALLNTNTASASAMLVYIFFDGVRVRKPSALGACVGAVVGLVAITPAAGFVTVGSSMFIGGFAAIASNLMIYFFSRRGVDDTLDVFPAHGLGGMVGMLLTGVFAEEVGLIHGETTTFLFHLLALVLVAAFAFGGSLALYWITNKIVPMRVPSLYEDVGLDMSQHNESLFYENDAKLKLRKEKLKNYSPDFYPRKPGK, from the coding sequence ATGCTGGCTTCCACGGCACTGGTATTCCTGATGACTCCCGGACTGGGCTTCTTTTACGAAGGGATGGTCAAACCGAAGAACGCGATCTCCACCATCCTTCAAAGCTTTATTGCCATGGGTCTGATCAGCATCCTGTGGGTGGTTTTTGGATTCAGCCTTGCCATTGGGGAAAGTATCGGTCCTGAAGGATTCGGGCTCTTTGGAAATCCGGCCACATACTTTATGTTCAAAGGCGTTGGTGGTGCCCCGGACCCTCAATTCTCGGCAAGCATCCCGCTGGCCCTCTTCGCCCTCTTCCAGCTGAAATTTGCCATCATCACCCCGGCCCTGTTCACTGGTTCCTTTGCCGGGAGGGTTCGCTTTACGGCTCTGATGATTTTTATGGTACTCTTTATGATCTTCATCTACACTCCACTGGCCCACTGGACCTGGCACCCCAATGGTTTCCTGCGGAACTGGGGGGTCCTGGATTTTGCCGGGGGAACTGTTGTTCATATGTCAGCCGGAATGGCTGCCCTGGCGGGAGCCTTCTTTTTTGGTCCGAGGCGCGATTTTGCAAAACCTTCCTACCCGGCCAATATCCCATTTGTGCTGCTGGGAACCGGACTGCTCTGGTTCGGCTGGTTCGGATTTAATGCGGGTTCGGCCCTGGAGGCATCGGATGTAGCGGTTAAAGCCCTGCTGAACACCAATACAGCCTCGGCTTCGGCCATGCTGGTTTATATTTTTTTTGACGGTGTGCGTGTCCGAAAGCCATCGGCGCTGGGAGCCTGTGTGGGCGCCGTGGTTGGTCTGGTAGCCATTACACCGGCAGCGGGGTTTGTGACCGTGGGATCCAGTATGTTTATCGGAGGCTTCGCCGCCATTGCCAGCAACCTGATGATATATTTCTTTTCCCGGAGGGGGGTGGATGATACCCTGGATGTATTTCCTGCACACGGACTCGGAGGCATGGTCGGGATGCTGCTTACCGGGGTATTTGCAGAGGAGGTAGGATTGATCCATGGGGAGACCACCACTTTCCTTTTTCACCTGCTGGCCCTGGTACTGGTTGCTGCCTTTGCCTTTGGCGGTTCCCTGGCGCTTTACTGGATCACCAATAAGATCGTTCCGATGCGTGTCCCCAGTCTCTACGAGGATGTGG